From a single Paenibacillus sp. FSL W8-0426 genomic region:
- the rlmN gene encoding 23S rRNA (adenine(2503)-C(2))-methyltransferase RlmN — protein MNKPSIYGLTLDQLRSWLPEHGQKKSRASRIWEHLYQERSRDFTDMTDVRQECLDVLAEHFTMNSVSEHVKQESADGTVKFLLRLYDGNLIETVLMRQKYGLTVCVTTQVGCNIGCSFCASGLIKKSRDLSAGEIVEQVMHVQRHLDAASKGERVTNIVVMGIGEPFDNFQNMSDFIEVIKDRKGLALAAKRITVSTSGLPDKIKEFADSSLQVNLAISLHAPNNELRTRIMKINRAFPIEQLMDAVDYYLQTTNKRIMFEYILLRDVNDQREHAAELAELLSSRKSMVSVNLIPYNPVDEHSQYQRSTEESILGFYDTLKKNDINATVRMEHGTDIDAACGQLRSKQMKKQQPGQLALGQ, from the coding sequence ATGAACAAACCATCCATCTATGGATTAACTTTAGATCAATTGCGTTCCTGGCTGCCGGAGCATGGACAGAAGAAATCCCGTGCCTCCCGGATCTGGGAACATCTATATCAGGAGCGCTCTCGCGATTTTACGGATATGACCGATGTGCGCCAGGAGTGTCTTGACGTGCTGGCCGAGCATTTTACGATGAATTCGGTCAGCGAACACGTGAAGCAGGAGTCGGCCGACGGCACGGTCAAATTTCTGCTCCGCCTTTATGACGGCAATCTGATCGAAACGGTCTTGATGCGGCAAAAATACGGCTTGACCGTCTGCGTAACCACGCAGGTGGGTTGTAACATCGGCTGCAGCTTCTGCGCGAGCGGCCTGATCAAGAAGAGCCGGGACTTGTCTGCCGGAGAGATCGTTGAACAGGTCATGCACGTGCAGCGTCATCTGGATGCGGCCAGCAAAGGCGAACGCGTCACCAATATCGTGGTGATGGGCATCGGTGAGCCGTTCGACAACTTCCAGAACATGTCCGATTTTATCGAAGTGATCAAGGATCGGAAGGGTCTTGCGCTTGCGGCGAAACGCATTACCGTTTCCACAAGCGGACTGCCGGACAAAATCAAGGAGTTTGCGGACAGCAGCCTGCAGGTGAATCTGGCGATTTCATTGCATGCGCCGAACAACGAGCTGCGGACACGGATCATGAAGATCAACCGTGCGTTCCCGATTGAGCAGCTGATGGACGCCGTGGATTATTACCTGCAAACGACGAACAAACGCATCATGTTCGAATATATTTTGCTGCGCGATGTCAATGATCAACGCGAGCATGCGGCCGAGCTGGCCGAATTGCTTTCCAGCCGGAAGAGCATGGTGAGCGTGAACTTGATCCCGTACAACCCGGTCGATGAACACAGCCAGTATCAGCGAAGTACGGAGGAATCGATTCTCGGATTCTATGATACGCTGAAGAAAAACGACATCAATGCAACGGTGCGTATGGAGCACGGCACAGATATCGACGCCGCTTGCGGACAGCTGCGCAGCAAACAGATGAAAAAACAGCAGCCAGGTCAACTGGCGCTGGGGCAGTAG
- a CDS encoding sodium-dependent transporter produces the protein MNLGHSNLDPNSSGKGERFSRAGFILAAIGSSVGLGNMWKFPYITGENGGAAFFLLFIVCLLLIGLPVLLAELAIGRSGRGSAATAFIKAGGGKGWLAAGLLQVLTPFIILSFYLIIAGWTLHYAVTSFSGALYNNQDFAGQFSSFMGGYLPIVWQLVSVLITGLIVAKGVSGGIEKFNKVLIPAMLVLLLVLMVRALTLPGAGAGASFFLNPDFSQLTTESALVALGHAFFSLSLGMGILVTYGSYVDKNQSLGAATVAVGAGDLLYAFIAGLIIFPTTFSFGIAPDQGPSLIFIALPAAFSAMPLGFLFGGLFFVLLAIAALTSAVSLLEVPVKYFMERLSWSRSRSVWVLSLAVFIVGIPAALSMGLMPELKINGTDVFSWMDFVASNILLPIGGLLVTIFAGYFWKNAAEASGLNAGWFKVWLFMLRYVAPVLVFLVLLHTSGIIHF, from the coding sequence ATGAATTTAGGTCATTCCAATTTGGATCCAAACAGCTCCGGCAAGGGGGAACGCTTCTCACGCGCAGGTTTCATCCTGGCTGCGATCGGCAGCTCGGTGGGTTTGGGAAATATGTGGAAGTTCCCTTATATCACGGGGGAAAACGGGGGAGCGGCATTCTTCCTGCTCTTTATCGTCTGTCTTCTGTTGATCGGTCTGCCCGTTCTGCTGGCTGAGCTTGCGATTGGACGCAGCGGCCGCGGAAGCGCCGCCACGGCTTTCATCAAGGCAGGCGGAGGCAAGGGATGGCTGGCTGCAGGATTGCTGCAGGTGCTGACGCCGTTCATCATCTTGTCGTTTTATCTCATCATTGCAGGCTGGACCCTGCATTACGCGGTAACATCCTTTAGCGGAGCCTTGTACAACAATCAGGACTTTGCCGGGCAATTCAGTTCCTTTATGGGCGGATACTTGCCGATCGTTTGGCAGCTCGTTTCCGTTCTCATTACCGGTTTGATCGTTGCCAAAGGGGTATCCGGCGGGATCGAGAAATTCAACAAAGTATTGATTCCGGCGATGCTGGTATTGTTGCTCGTGCTGATGGTTCGCGCATTGACATTGCCTGGAGCAGGAGCGGGAGCATCGTTCTTCCTGAACCCCGACTTCTCGCAATTAACGACCGAATCGGCGCTTGTGGCACTCGGACATGCCTTCTTCTCCCTGTCGCTGGGGATGGGGATCTTGGTCACATACGGCTCTTATGTAGACAAGAATCAATCCCTTGGAGCGGCTACCGTCGCCGTCGGCGCGGGTGACTTGTTATATGCCTTCATTGCAGGGCTGATTATCTTCCCGACGACGTTTTCGTTCGGCATTGCGCCTGACCAAGGACCATCGCTCATCTTCATCGCTTTGCCTGCGGCTTTCTCGGCGATGCCGCTGGGTTTCTTGTTCGGCGGACTGTTCTTCGTGCTGCTGGCCATTGCGGCGTTGACTTCGGCTGTATCGCTGCTGGAGGTGCCGGTCAAATACTTTATGGAAAGACTGTCGTGGAGCCGCAGCCGCTCCGTTTGGGTGCTTTCCCTCGCTGTCTTTATCGTAGGCATTCCGGCCGCATTGTCGATGGGACTTATGCCGGAGCTGAAAATCAATGGCACGGACGTGTTCAGCTGGATGGACTTTGTTGCTTCCAACATCCTGCTGCCCATTGGCGGATTGCTGGTGACCATTTTTGCGGGTTACTTCTGGAAAAATGCAGCCGAAGCCTCCGGCTTGAACGCCGGCTGGTTCAAAGTATGGCTGTTCATGCTTCGGTATGTAGCGCCCGTTCTTGTGTTCCTGGTATTGCTGCATACGTCAGGCATCATTCATTTTTAA
- the greA gene encoding transcription elongation factor GreA, with amino-acid sequence MANDEVILTQEGLQKLEDELRELKTVKRKELAERLKLAISYGDLKENSEYHSAKDDQAFMETRILQLEKMLTKARVVSADNLNSDRVGIGSTVVLNDIEFKEKLEYQLVGPAEADVADNKISYESPLGKELMGKEVGSVIHVNAPMGIIKYELLEIKTV; translated from the coding sequence ATGGCTAATGATGAAGTTATTTTGACGCAGGAAGGTTTGCAAAAGCTGGAGGACGAGCTGAGGGAATTGAAGACGGTCAAGCGCAAGGAATTGGCTGAGCGTCTGAAGCTTGCGATCAGTTACGGTGACCTGAAGGAGAATAGTGAGTATCATTCAGCCAAAGACGATCAGGCATTTATGGAAACTCGGATTTTGCAGTTGGAGAAGATGCTGACCAAGGCGCGGGTGGTTTCGGCCGACAACCTGAATTCGGACCGGGTGGGCATCGGTTCTACCGTGGTATTAAATGACATCGAGTTTAAGGAAAAACTGGAGTACCAACTGGTCGGTCCGGCAGAAGCGGACGTGGCGGACAACAAAATTTCCTATGAAAGCCCGCTCGGCAAGGAATTAATGGGCAAAGAAGTGGGAAGCGTCATTCACGTCAATGCGCCGATGGGCATCATCAAATACGAGCTGCTTGAAATCAAAACGGTATGA